The following coding sequences lie in one Candidatus Nitrospira allomarina genomic window:
- a CDS encoding class I SAM-dependent methyltransferase, translating to MKKNVCRFCDTPLGVTFLDLGMSPLANSNLTESQLNAVEMFFPLHVYVCEACLLVQLEECSSPDKIFSDYDYFSSYSDSWLRHAQQYSEQVIKRFDLNVRSQVIEIASNDGYLLKNFRDHGIPVLGIEPAKNVAEVAREKGVATIVEFFGEKLAQDLTGKGTQADLLIGNNVLAHVPALNDFVRGLKVLLKPTGVITMEFPHLMRLMGETQFDTIYHEHFSYFSFYTVQKIFARHGLKVFDVEELSTHGGSLRIYCGHEEDSTKSIQPRVIELQQREEKEGFSQLAHYLSFVGRVTYVKRQLLLFLISAKEAGKTIVAYGAPAKGNTLLNYCGIRTDFIDYTVDRSPHKQGKFLPGTHIPIDEPDAIKKTKPDYLLILPWNLKDEIMEQMAFIRDWGGAFVVPIPEVVVYP from the coding sequence GTGAAGAAAAACGTATGCCGGTTTTGCGACACCCCATTGGGGGTTACCTTTTTGGATCTTGGGATGTCACCACTCGCTAATAGCAATTTGACCGAATCCCAATTGAATGCGGTAGAGATGTTTTTCCCCTTGCATGTGTATGTCTGTGAAGCCTGCCTGTTAGTTCAACTTGAGGAATGTTCCAGCCCGGATAAAATCTTTTCAGATTATGACTATTTCTCAAGCTATTCAGATTCCTGGCTCAGACATGCTCAGCAGTATTCAGAACAAGTGATTAAGCGGTTTGATTTAAATGTCAGAAGCCAGGTGATTGAAATAGCCAGTAATGACGGGTACCTTTTGAAAAATTTTCGTGACCATGGCATCCCCGTTTTGGGCATCGAGCCTGCGAAAAATGTGGCAGAGGTGGCTAGAGAAAAGGGTGTTGCAACCATTGTCGAGTTTTTTGGGGAAAAATTAGCCCAAGATCTTACAGGCAAAGGGACGCAGGCCGATTTACTGATCGGTAATAATGTGCTGGCGCATGTTCCAGCTTTGAATGATTTCGTTCGAGGCCTGAAAGTCTTGTTAAAGCCCACAGGGGTCATCACGATGGAATTCCCACATCTGATGCGATTAATGGGAGAAACCCAATTTGATACCATTTATCATGAACATTTTTCCTATTTTTCTTTTTATACGGTTCAAAAGATTTTCGCCAGACATGGGTTGAAAGTCTTTGATGTGGAAGAATTATCTACTCATGGTGGATCTCTCCGAATTTATTGTGGCCACGAGGAGGACTCAACCAAATCCATTCAACCTCGTGTTATTGAACTTCAGCAGCGTGAAGAAAAAGAAGGATTTTCCCAGTTGGCGCATTATTTGTCATTTGTGGGTCGCGTCACCTACGTCAAACGGCAACTCTTGTTATTTCTCATCTCTGCAAAGGAAGCAGGGAAAACCATCGTAGCTTATGGAGCACCCGCAAAGGGAAATACCCTATTGAATTATTGTGGAATTAGAACAGATTTCATTGATTATACTGTTGATCGTAGTCCTCATAAGCAGGGGAAATTTTTGCCTGGAACCCATATACCTATTGATGAACCTGATGCAATTAAAAAAACCAAACCCGATTACCTGTTGATCCTACCCTGGAATCTGAAAGATGAGATCATGGAGCAAATGGCATTTATTCGGGATTGGGGTGGGGCCTTTGTCGTGCCTATTCCGGAAGTCGTGGTCTATCCATGA
- the rfbC gene encoding dTDP-4-dehydrorhamnose 3,5-epimerase, with protein sequence MIFTESPLKGAFLIDPEKVEDSRGFFARTWCRREFERHGISFQPVQCNVSFNKIKGVLRGMHYQSAPHQEAKLIWCIKGAIHDVIIDLRPYSSTFTKHVAVVLSEENRRMLYIPEGFAHGFQTLQNESEIFYQMSEFYAPEFAKGVRWNDPSFGIQWPTDDRIISGRDQSYPDFNLTKD encoded by the coding sequence ATGATTTTCACGGAGTCACCACTCAAGGGGGCCTTCCTTATTGATCCGGAAAAGGTAGAAGACTCCAGAGGCTTTTTTGCACGAACGTGGTGCCGGCGGGAATTTGAGCGACACGGTATCTCCTTTCAACCCGTTCAGTGCAATGTATCGTTTAATAAAATTAAAGGGGTTCTTCGAGGAATGCATTATCAATCGGCTCCTCATCAAGAAGCCAAGCTCATCTGGTGTATTAAGGGTGCGATTCACGATGTAATTATTGACTTGCGTCCATATTCTTCAACTTTCACGAAACATGTGGCAGTTGTCCTCAGCGAAGAAAACCGCCGGATGTTATACATTCCAGAAGGGTTTGCTCATGGGTTTCAGACTTTACAAAATGAGTCGGAAATTTTTTACCAGATGTCTGAGTTTTACGCTCCTGAATTTGCCAAAGGGGTAAGGTGGAATGATCCTTCATTTGGAATTCAATGGCCCACGGATGATCGCATCATATCCGGTCGTGATCAGAGTTATCCTGACTTCAACCTCACAAAGGACTAA
- the rfbF gene encoding glucose-1-phosphate cytidylyltransferase, whose product MKVVILAGGFGTRFSEETALKPKPMIEIGGKPILWHIMKVYAAYNVTEFIVALGYKAEVIKEYFLNFYAINNDLTIDLANGKTTIHDGKQPNWKIHLVDTGMHTQTGGRLKRLKKWLGDDETFLFTYGDGVADLDIESVIKFHHSHGKLATVTTVRSPARFGRIGFEGDRICNFHEKPESGEGWINGGFFVLNGKAIDYIRDDETSWEKEPLEALTKDGQMMGYRHYGFWSCMDTLKEKNYLEELWDSQNAPWKIWTD is encoded by the coding sequence ATGAAAGTTGTTATTCTAGCTGGTGGATTCGGAACTCGATTTTCTGAGGAAACGGCCTTAAAACCAAAGCCCATGATAGAGATCGGAGGGAAACCGATTCTTTGGCATATCATGAAAGTGTATGCCGCGTATAATGTCACCGAGTTCATCGTGGCATTAGGGTACAAGGCTGAGGTCATTAAAGAATACTTTTTAAACTTTTATGCTATCAATAATGATCTCACAATTGATTTAGCGAATGGAAAAACCACGATACATGACGGCAAACAGCCAAACTGGAAAATTCATCTTGTTGATACTGGAATGCATACGCAAACAGGCGGAAGGCTCAAGCGCCTTAAAAAATGGTTGGGTGATGATGAAACCTTTTTATTTACGTATGGCGATGGTGTGGCAGACCTCGATATTGAATCCGTGATTAAATTTCATCATTCACATGGAAAATTGGCAACCGTAACCACCGTACGTTCACCTGCCCGGTTTGGGCGAATCGGCTTTGAAGGAGATAGGATCTGTAACTTTCATGAAAAACCTGAATCTGGGGAAGGGTGGATAAACGGTGGATTTTTTGTGCTAAATGGTAAAGCCATTGATTACATCCGTGATGATGAAACATCCTGGGAAAAGGAGCCTTTGGAAGCTCTGACCAAAGATGGGCAAATGATGGGATACCGACATTATGGGTTTTGGTCGTGCATGGATACATTGAAAGAAAAAAACTATTTGGAAGAACTCTGGGATTCACAAAATGCACCATGGAAAATATGGACCGATTAG
- a CDS encoding NAD-dependent epimerase/dehydratase family protein — protein MKILITGNLGYVGPAVIQRLRECFSGATLIGLDMGFFAHCLTAPEMVSRAQVDIQYFADVRNPPDEVLQDIDAIVYLAAISNDPMGALFEDVTAKVNHHAAYSLAVKAKARGVQSFIFASSCSVYGFAEGARDEDSPLNPLTAYAKSKLGAEKDLSGLADERFVVTCLRFATACGMSERLRLDLVLNDFVASALVNGEIIILSDGTPWRPLIHIKDMAKAIEWGIRRRKSQNGGEALSVNVGSNQWNYQVRQLADAVAQVIPGTTISINEGAQPDRRSYQVNFERFMKLAPEFQPSIDLHAAIVELKDGMTAINFHDKDFRNSELIRLNQLKRLKAAELITENLDWVAEKADSIVA, from the coding sequence GTGAAGATATTAATTACAGGTAATTTGGGTTATGTCGGCCCGGCGGTCATTCAGCGGCTGAGGGAATGTTTTTCGGGTGCAACACTGATTGGCTTGGATATGGGATTTTTTGCGCATTGTCTCACTGCTCCTGAGATGGTCAGTAGGGCACAGGTCGATATTCAATACTTCGCCGATGTTCGCAATCCACCTGATGAGGTTCTTCAAGATATTGATGCGATTGTCTATTTGGCGGCAATTTCGAATGATCCCATGGGCGCCTTATTTGAAGATGTGACAGCAAAAGTGAACCACCATGCGGCCTATTCCCTCGCTGTGAAAGCCAAAGCCAGAGGTGTACAGTCCTTTATTTTTGCATCGTCTTGCAGCGTCTATGGCTTCGCCGAAGGCGCCAGGGATGAAGATTCGCCCTTGAATCCGCTCACGGCTTACGCCAAATCAAAATTAGGTGCGGAGAAAGATCTTAGCGGCTTAGCGGATGAGCGGTTTGTTGTAACATGTCTTCGCTTTGCAACTGCATGTGGAATGAGTGAGCGGCTTCGGCTGGATTTGGTATTAAATGACTTTGTTGCAAGTGCCTTAGTCAATGGGGAAATTATCATCTTGAGTGATGGGACCCCTTGGCGCCCCCTTATTCATATTAAGGATATGGCTAAGGCTATTGAATGGGGCATTCGAAGAAGAAAAAGCCAGAACGGCGGTGAGGCTCTTTCGGTCAATGTCGGGAGCAATCAATGGAATTACCAGGTTAGGCAGTTGGCGGACGCGGTGGCTCAGGTTATTCCGGGGACGACAATTTCTATTAATGAAGGCGCGCAACCTGATCGCAGGTCCTATCAAGTGAACTTCGAGCGGTTTATGAAGTTGGCCCCAGAGTTTCAGCCTTCCATTGATTTGCATGCTGCGATAGTGGAATTAAAAGATGGAATGACGGCCATAAACTTTCATGATAAAGACTTTCGGAATTCCGAGCTGATTCGGTTGAACCAGCTTAAACGTTTGAAAGCTGCGGAACTGATTACTGAAAATCTTGATTGGGTTGCTGAAAAAGCAGACTCGATTGTGGCCTAA
- a CDS encoding DUF4910 domain-containing protein — MREISDKTAIQLGKEMHRLIADLYPICRSITGDGVRETLRLIGKHIPVESHEVPSGTKVFDWIVPKEWNIQDAYIKNARGERVVDFQKSNLHVVSYSQPVHATMTLEELTPHLHSLPGDPERIPYRTSYYKESWGFCLSHQQLKGLTEKEYEVCIDSTITEGHLTYGEYYIKGELEQEILISCHICHPSLCNDNLSGIALATFLAKALSSTSLRYSYRFLFIPGTIGSITWLALHQEQISKIKAGIVVTGVGDSGPVTYKKSRQGCAEIDRAFNYILTTSGQAHTIIDFFPYGYDERQYCSPGFNLPVGCFMRTPHGEYSEYHTSGDNLSFVQPEYLDASLTCCLEVLNLLERNRTYLSQNMQCEPQLGKRGLYRAIGGESEGAKREMAMLWVLNLSDGHYSVLEIAERSNMPFRIISEAAGILFDHGLLKEIVD, encoded by the coding sequence ATGCGAGAGATATCTGACAAAACTGCAATCCAGCTAGGGAAAGAGATGCATCGGCTCATTGCCGATCTGTATCCCATTTGTCGGAGTATTACCGGCGATGGTGTTCGAGAAACGCTTCGTCTCATTGGAAAGCATATTCCTGTTGAAAGCCATGAAGTTCCAAGCGGGACCAAGGTCTTTGATTGGATTGTACCTAAAGAGTGGAATATCCAAGATGCCTATATAAAGAACGCCAGGGGAGAGCGGGTTGTCGATTTTCAAAAATCAAACTTGCATGTTGTCAGCTATAGCCAGCCGGTTCACGCCACAATGACTCTCGAGGAGTTAACGCCTCATTTGCATTCTTTGCCTGGTGACCCTGAAAGGATTCCCTACCGTACGTCCTATTACAAGGAAAGTTGGGGATTCTGTCTGAGTCACCAACAATTGAAGGGACTGACAGAAAAGGAATATGAGGTGTGCATCGATTCAACAATAACAGAGGGGCATTTAACTTACGGCGAATATTATATAAAAGGAGAATTAGAACAAGAAATCTTAATTTCCTGTCATATTTGTCATCCATCTTTATGCAATGACAACCTCTCAGGAATTGCTCTTGCGACGTTTCTTGCCAAAGCTTTATCTTCGACATCATTGCGGTACTCCTATCGGTTTCTTTTTATCCCTGGAACGATTGGGTCTATCACTTGGCTTGCGCTGCATCAAGAGCAAATATCCAAAATCAAGGCAGGCATAGTGGTAACAGGAGTGGGGGATTCTGGGCCGGTGACCTACAAGAAAAGTCGACAAGGATGTGCTGAGATTGACCGGGCGTTCAACTATATTCTTACAACGTCTGGGCAGGCGCATACTATTATCGATTTTTTCCCCTATGGGTATGATGAAAGGCAATACTGTTCTCCCGGGTTCAATTTGCCTGTTGGCTGTTTCATGAGAACCCCTCATGGAGAATATTCGGAATATCACACTTCTGGGGACAATCTATCGTTTGTCCAACCGGAATATCTTGACGCGTCATTGACTTGTTGCCTAGAGGTCTTGAACCTTCTTGAACGGAACAGAACCTATCTCAGTCAAAACATGCAGTGTGAACCACAACTAGGAAAAAGGGGGCTGTATCGGGCAATTGGGGGGGAGTCCGAAGGAGCCAAACGAGAAATGGCAATGCTGTGGGTGCTAAATTTATCCGATGGCCATTACTCCGTTTTAGAAATCGCGGAACGGTCAAACATGCCTTTTCGGATTATCTCTGAGGCAGCAGGTATTCTCTTTGATCATGGGTTGTTGAAAGAAATTGTTGACTGA